Proteins encoded within one genomic window of Cucumis sativus cultivar 9930 chromosome 3, Cucumber_9930_V3, whole genome shotgun sequence:
- the LOC101219098 gene encoding myb family transcription factor PHL11 isoform X1: MERNYPYENGVMMTRDPKPRLRWTADLHDRFVDAVTKLGGPEKATPKSVLRLMGLKGLTLYHLKSHLQKYRLGLQTRKQNVAEQRNESSGTLSNFSGVEEDDRGMQIAEALKSHVEVQKTILEQLEVQNKLQMRIEAQGKYLQDILENAQKSLALAINSNLGSLDQSTEMQLINFDAALSDQIEKFKKQEIRGSITNLNDVCKKTGDSLIQICKMEAAEEDTNEFNIEKNMINFDLNSKGGYDYSANGAEILEPKVLPCSR; encoded by the exons ATGGAGCGGAATTACCCCTATGAGAATGGAGTGATGATGACGAGAGACCCAAAGCCAAGACTGAGATGGACTGCTGATCTTCACGACCGTTTTGTAGACGCGGTCACCAAGCTTGGTGGGCCGGAAA AAGCAACTCCCAAGTCTGTGTTAAGATTGATGGGTTTAAAGGGCTTGACTTTGTATCACTTGAAGAGCCATTTGCAG aaGTATAGACTTGGACTGCAAACACGAAAACAAAATGTGGCAGAGCAAAGGAATGAAAGCAGTG GTACCCTTAGCAATTTCTCCGGAGTAGAGGAAGATGACAG AGGGATGCAAATTGCTGAGGCTCTTAAATCACATGTTGAAGTCCAAAAAACAATACTAGAACAACTCGAG GTACAAAATAAACTACAAATGAGAATAGAGGCTCAAGGAAAATACTTGCAAGATATCTTAGAGAATGCACAAAAGAGTCTGGCACTCGCCATTAACAGTAACCTTGGTAGTCTTGACCAAAGCACAGAAATGCAGTTAATAAACTTCGATGCGGCTCTGTCagatcaaattgaaaaatttaagaaacaagaaataagagGAAGTATAACAAACCTAAATGATGTTTGTAAGAAGACCGGTGATTCACTCATCCAGATATGCAAAATGGAGGCTGCAGAAGAAGACACAAACGAGTTTAATATCGAAAAGAATATGATCAACTTTGATTTGAATTCCAAAGGTGGCTATGATTACAGTGCAAACGGGGCTGAAATACTTGAGCCCAAAGTGCTTCCTTGTTCAAG GTAA
- the LOC101219338 gene encoding uncharacterized protein LOC101219338, which produces MLRCCAKLRSAAAKPSQILNSVSSTRRIFHSAPSLYQPLHFSSNNLNSRSLFNASQQTHSPLAAYQCIRSSPLPLSVVQVRHVSSRDRRNKRKPTTPATSKLKKTKLKAYSSYKSRFWLMKDGSIKRRMEGKRHNAHSKSKRSKRKLRKPAIVPLAYAKVMKKLNFCS; this is translated from the exons ATGCTCAGGTGCTGTGCCAAGCTCCGATCTGCGGCGGCGAAGccatctcaaattttaaattccgTTTCTTCCACCCGCAGGATCTTTCACTCTGCTCCATCACTATACCAGCCCCTCCATTTCTCTTCGAATAATTTGAATTCCAGGTCCCTTTTCAATGCATCTCAACAAACTCATTCTCCGCTCGCCGCTTACCAGTGTATTCGCTCTTCGCCCTTGCCTCTCTCT GTTGTTCAAGTGCGGCATGTTTCATCAAGAGACCGGCGGAATAAGAGAAAGCCAACGACGCCAGCCACTtccaaattgaagaaaactaAACTGAAAGCTTACTC GTCTTACAAGTCTAGGTTTTGGTTGATGAAGGATGGGAGCATTAAACGTCGAATGGAAGGGAAAAGGCACAATGCACATTCCAAG TCTAAAAGATCAAAGCGGAAACTGAGAAAACCTGCCATTGTCCCATTAGCTTATGCCAAGGTAATGAAGAAGCTCAACTTTTGCAGTTAG
- the LOC101219098 gene encoding myb family transcription factor PHL11 isoform X2: MERNYPYENGVMMTRDPKPRLRWTADLHDRFVDAVTKLGGPEKATPKSVLRLMGLKGLTLYHLKSHLQKYRLGLQTRKQNVAEQRNESSGTLSNFSGVEEDDRGMQIAEALKSHVEVQKTILEQLEVQNKLQMRIEAQGKYLQDILENAQKSLALAINSNLGSLDQSTEMQLINFDAALSDQIEKFKKQEIRGSITNLNDVCKKTGDSLIQICKMEAAEEDTNEFNIEKNMINFDLNSKGGYDYSANGAEILEPKVLPCSR, encoded by the exons ATGGAGCGGAATTACCCCTATGAGAATGGAGTGATGATGACGAGAGACCCAAAGCCAAGACTGAGATGGACTGCTGATCTTCACGACCGTTTTGTAGACGCGGTCACCAAGCTTGGTGGGCCGGAAA AAGCAACTCCCAAGTCTGTGTTAAGATTGATGGGTTTAAAGGGCTTGACTTTGTATCACTTGAAGAGCCATTTGCAG aaGTATAGACTTGGACTGCAAACACGAAAACAAAATGTGGCAGAGCAAAGGAATGAAAGCAGTG GTACCCTTAGCAATTTCTCCGGAGTAGAGGAAGATGACAG AGGGATGCAAATTGCTGAGGCTCTTAAATCACATGTTGAAGTCCAAAAAACAATACTAGAACAACTCGAG GTACAAAATAAACTACAAATGAGAATAGAGGCTCAAGGAAAATACTTGCAAGATATCTTAGAGAATGCACAAAAGAGTCTGGCACTCGCCATTAACAGTAACCTTGGTAGTCTTGACCAAAGCACAGAAATGCAGTTAATAAACTTCGATGCGGCTCTGTCagatcaaattgaaaaatttaagaaacaagaaataagagGAAGTATAACAAACCTAAATGATGTTTGTAAGAAGACCGGTGATTCACTCATCCAGATATGCAAAATGGAGGCTGCAGAAGAAGACACAAACGAGTTTAATATCGAAAAGAATATGATCAACTTTGATTTGAATTCCAAAGGTGGCTATGATTACAGTGCAAACGGGGCTGAAATACTTGAGCCCAAAGTGCTTCCTTGTTCAAGGTAA